Proteins encoded by one window of Xiphias gladius isolate SHS-SW01 ecotype Sanya breed wild chromosome 15, ASM1685928v1, whole genome shotgun sequence:
- the LOC120800101 gene encoding interleukin-8-like, which yields MSIITTVALLVFLAIPEGISQGDQGVILRCRCITKEKKPIGRYIGKVEVNPASSHCKDIEIIATLKKDGQKICLDPEAPWVKKVLARKPAEQTP from the exons ATGTCTATCATCACGACTGTGGCACTCCTGGTTTTCCTGGCCATTCCTGAGG GTATCAGTCAGGGGGATCAAGGGGTGATCCTACGATGTCGATGCATCACCAAGGAGAAAAAACCCATTGGACGTTACATTGGAAAGGTGGAGGTGAACCCTGCAAGCTCCCACTGCAAAGACATTGAGATTAT TGCCACTCTTAAAAAGGATGGGCAAAAGATATGTCTGGACCCTGAAGCTCCATGGGTCAAAAAAGTGCTTGCGAGGAAACCAGCTGA gcAGACTCCTTGA